One part of the Truepera radiovictrix DSM 17093 genome encodes these proteins:
- a CDS encoding LacI family DNA-binding transcriptional regulator: MAKQPPPTKRPAKRPTSFEVAELAGVSRSTVSLVLNGVPKANISQATQQRVLEAARALGYVPSAAGRTLASGRTRTLGLLICHAEHLRVDAFIPQALFGLNQVSQRYGFKVIVEAVEEPRPGAYLELVRAKQVDGLVVLNPRRGDAQLSELAREGFPLVIMGASEIPEVCTVSSRDNTLGARRAVTHLIALGHTRIAHISYGGLEYRGAEERFEGYRRALEAAGLPFEGALVREGDYSAESGFSAMASLLEAGAGFTALFASNDTVALGAMAALRERGLRIPEDVAVVGYDDIPLAAFAAPPLTTVRSPALEHGRLAGEMLVSLIRGERPERTQVDFELELVVRASCGAASPPRR, translated from the coding sequence CGGGGTGCCCAAAGCCAACATCAGCCAGGCGACGCAGCAGCGCGTGCTCGAGGCGGCGCGGGCGCTCGGCTACGTGCCCTCGGCAGCCGGGCGCACCTTGGCGAGCGGCCGCACGCGGACCCTGGGGCTTTTAATCTGCCACGCCGAACACTTAAGGGTCGACGCCTTTATCCCGCAGGCGCTTTTTGGCCTCAACCAGGTCAGTCAGCGCTACGGCTTTAAGGTGATCGTCGAGGCGGTCGAGGAGCCGCGGCCGGGGGCGTACCTCGAGCTCGTGCGGGCCAAACAGGTCGACGGCTTGGTGGTGCTCAACCCGCGGCGGGGCGACGCGCAGCTCTCGGAGCTCGCGCGCGAGGGGTTCCCGTTGGTCATCATGGGCGCCTCTGAGATACCGGAGGTGTGCACGGTCTCGAGCCGCGACAACACCCTCGGCGCGCGGCGGGCGGTAACGCACCTCATCGCTCTGGGGCACACCCGCATCGCCCACATCTCGTACGGGGGGCTCGAGTACCGGGGCGCCGAGGAGCGCTTCGAGGGCTACCGGCGCGCGCTCGAAGCGGCCGGTCTCCCCTTCGAGGGGGCGCTCGTGCGCGAGGGCGACTACAGCGCCGAGAGCGGCTTTTCGGCGATGGCGTCGCTTTTGGAGGCCGGAGCGGGCTTCACCGCGCTCTTCGCCTCGAACGACACCGTGGCGCTGGGCGCGATGGCGGCGCTTCGGGAACGCGGCCTCAGGATCCCCGAAGACGTTGCCGTCGTCGGTTACGACGACATCCCGCTGGCCGCCTTCGCGGCGCCGCCGCTCACGACCGTGCGCTCCCCGGCGCTCGAACACGGTCGGCTCGCCGGGGAGATGCTCGTCAGCTTGATCCGCGGCGAGCGCCCGGAGCGCACCCAGGTCGACTTTGAGCTCGAGCTCGTGGTGCGCGCGTCGTGCGGCGCCGCGTCGCCCCCGAGGCGCTAA